The Mycobacteriales bacterium nucleotide sequence GAACCGCGCGGCGTTGCGGAACGCGCCCACGAAACGGCGCAACGTCGAGGACGACTCGAGCGCGTCGACCAGGTCGCTGCGCAACACCCGGTGCGGTACGCCGTCGACCTGCCTGGTCACGACCGTCTCGGCGACCGACTTCGACAGGTACACCTGCTTGACCGCCTCGGGGACGGGCGAGTCACTGGTCAGCAAGAACCGGGTCCCCATCGCGATGCCGCTGGCGCCGTAGGCAAGGGCCGCGACGAGCCCGCGCCCGTCGAAGTACCCGCCGGCCGCGACCACCGGCACCTGGTCGCCGACGGCGTCGACCACCTGCGGTAGCAGCAGCGAGGTCGGGACCGAGCCGGTGTGGCCGCCACCCTCGCCGCCCTGCACGAGCACCGCGTCGACGCCCCAGTCCACGACCTTCTCGGCGTGCCGCTTCGCCCCGATCGACGGCATGACGAGTACGCCGCCGTCCTGCAGCCGCGCGATGAGGTCCTGCTTCGGCGCCATCGCGAACGACGCGACCCGCACGCCCTCGCGGATCAGCAGCTCGACCCGGTCGCCGACGTCGGGCTGGTCGGCGCGCATGTTGACGCCGAACGGCGCGTCGGTGCGCGAGCGCACCTCTTTGACGGCGAGCTCGAGCTCCTCGAACGAGATCGTCGCCGCCGCGAGGATCCCGAGCCCACCCGCCGCCGACGTCGCGGCGGCCAGCTGCGGGGTCGCCACCCACCCCATGCCGGTCTGC carries:
- a CDS encoding nitronate monooxygenase family protein, whose protein sequence is MAAQVHPALTTRFTDLVGVRYPIVQTGMGWVATPQLAAATSAAGGLGILAAATISFEELELAVKEVRSRTDAPFGVNMRADQPDVGDRVELLIREGVRVASFAMAPKQDLIARLQDGGVLVMPSIGAKRHAEKVVDWGVDAVLVQGGEGGGHTGSVPTSLLLPQVVDAVGDQVPVVAAGGYFDGRGLVAALAYGASGIAMGTRFLLTSDSPVPEAVKQVYLSKSVAETVVTRQVDGVPHRVLRSDLVDALESSSTLRRFVGAFRNAARFRKDAGVTWRAMVREGAAMRKTQELTWSQVLMAGNTPMLLRAAMVDGRVDLGVMASGQVVGMIEDLPSCADLIDRVVAEASDVLARLT